Proteins from one Entomospira culicis genomic window:
- a CDS encoding potassium transporter TrkG — translation MARVNVRQFFRRTNLLLMIFSIVFIFLASSDYAQILFRVDWFLRWMPKLLMSWVVADVIYQLVSRTDQIGLWLRRFLVILLWSAVTLSYGWLRLPNYQYSLGHQKVFYAFILIHSLSFYLHQINQAQLKRYIGMLLQRPAHMMVLSYTALILLFTVLLLLPISQYGYQEGGLSALNALFLTVSAICVTGLAPVDIASTFSPFGLGVLVLAVQLGGIGIALLGSIMLYVRRSVGLSGRTLLAYSFSDDAVSDVGKVALRVIWATLIIELIGASYFVWHFFVVQEYLLMPALGHGIFFSISAFNNAGFSLFTGGSLESLRFDFSFLWMINLLIIFGVVGFNFIFYELNRMKRALGRYLSKGVDHLNRTQVTMNNSTLVLRSGYGSILLMVVLFFLFYAFEHPHSIYVLSTAQQYIESAFLSVDAKTAGFMSRDFTTLRFSTQGLFLLGMFIGGASGGTAGGIKLNTILVIFAGFRAFIQQRPLAKIGQMSISWEDVRRANILFISAILVVILATFALSITERVQEPFAIFWEVVSALGTVGTSLNYTSDLTVLGRIVIMSVMLIGRLGALTLFSFAQEREVKKEPSYPLGNVYIG, via the coding sequence GTGGCGCGGGTTAATGTTCGACAATTTTTTCGTCGTACCAATCTTCTCCTGATGATCTTTTCGATTGTCTTTATCTTCCTTGCTAGTAGCGACTACGCACAGATACTCTTTCGGGTAGATTGGTTCTTGCGTTGGATGCCTAAGCTTTTGATGAGTTGGGTGGTTGCCGATGTGATTTATCAGCTAGTTAGTCGCACTGATCAGATCGGGCTGTGGCTACGACGCTTTCTCGTTATTTTACTCTGGAGTGCCGTAACCTTGAGCTATGGTTGGCTTCGTCTGCCAAACTACCAATATAGCTTGGGGCATCAGAAGGTGTTTTATGCGTTTATCTTGATACACAGCCTCTCTTTTTATCTGCATCAAATTAATCAGGCGCAACTTAAACGCTATATCGGGATGCTTCTCCAACGGCCTGCGCATATGATGGTGTTGAGTTATACCGCATTGATTCTCTTGTTTACGGTGCTCCTTCTCCTGCCAATTTCGCAATACGGATATCAAGAGGGGGGATTGAGCGCGTTGAATGCGCTCTTTTTAACGGTATCGGCGATTTGTGTTACGGGGTTAGCGCCGGTAGATATTGCTTCGACGTTTAGTCCGTTTGGGCTGGGGGTCTTGGTTTTGGCGGTGCAACTGGGGGGAATTGGTATTGCCTTATTGGGATCGATTATGCTTTATGTGCGACGATCGGTGGGGCTATCGGGGCGTACCTTGCTGGCCTACTCCTTTAGCGATGATGCGGTTTCGGATGTGGGCAAGGTTGCGCTACGGGTGATTTGGGCGACGCTTATCATTGAGTTGATTGGCGCGAGTTATTTTGTTTGGCACTTTTTTGTGGTACAGGAGTATCTCTTGATGCCTGCGCTGGGGCATGGGATCTTTTTTAGCATATCGGCGTTTAATAATGCAGGATTTTCGCTCTTTACGGGGGGATCGCTAGAGAGCTTGAGATTTGACTTCTCTTTTTTGTGGATGATCAATTTGCTGATTATTTTTGGGGTGGTGGGCTTTAACTTTATTTTTTATGAGTTAAATCGCATGAAGCGCGCGCTTGGTCGTTATCTTAGCAAGGGGGTAGATCATCTGAATCGCACACAGGTAACAATGAATAATAGCACACTAGTGTTACGTAGTGGCTATGGATCGATATTGTTGATGGTTGTCCTCTTCTTTCTCTTTTATGCCTTTGAGCATCCTCACTCGATTTATGTACTTAGTACGGCACAGCAGTATATTGAGAGTGCTTTTTTATCGGTAGATGCCAAGACTGCAGGCTTTATGTCGCGCGATTTTACCACGTTGCGCTTCTCTACGCAAGGGCTCTTTTTACTAGGAATGTTTATTGGTGGAGCATCTGGAGGAACGGCAGGCGGTATTAAACTCAATACGATACTGGTGATTTTTGCAGGATTCCGTGCCTTTATTCAACAGCGTCCTTTGGCGAAAATTGGTCAGATGAGCATTAGCTGGGAGGATGTGCGTCGTGCTAATATTCTCTTTATCAGTGCGATTTTAGTGGTGATATTGGCAACCTTTGCCTTGAGTATCACCGAGCGAGTGCAAGAGCCTTTTGCTATTTTTTGGGAGGTGGTATCGGCGTTGGGCACGGTGGGCACCTCGCTCAATTATACCAGCGATCTTACGGTATTAGGACGTATTGTGATTATGTCGGTAATGCTGATTGGTCGTTTGGGTGCGCTTACGCTCTTTAGTTTTGCCCAAGAACGCGAGGTGAAGAAAGAGCCTAGTTATCCTTTGGGCAATGTGTATATCGGATAG
- a CDS encoding potassium channel family protein: protein MAEDKDRVFAVIGLGQFGVHLATALAEKGFSVIAIDNDQNALDLVKGRVAQALLIDAEEESFTIRAPLDDVDVALVALSQFEVAILAVLYLKQVGVPYIVARAETTIHAHALTKVGADQIINVEEESGKRLAHQLASPHILDVIRLSNAVMLAEVVANKALVGKELRELDLRKQYGINIVAIRRIHLLVSEEGLPTQGEEILLPGPEDKIEASDILIVVGSTSAMDRFKNE from the coding sequence ATGGCAGAAGATAAGGATAGAGTCTTTGCGGTGATTGGTTTGGGGCAATTTGGCGTGCATCTAGCGACGGCGTTGGCAGAGAAAGGTTTTAGCGTGATTGCGATTGATAACGATCAAAATGCGCTTGACTTAGTGAAGGGGCGCGTTGCCCAAGCGTTGCTAATTGATGCGGAGGAGGAATCTTTTACGATTCGCGCGCCGTTGGATGATGTGGATGTGGCGCTGGTTGCGCTTAGTCAATTTGAGGTGGCGATTTTGGCGGTGCTGTATCTTAAACAGGTGGGCGTTCCTTATATCGTGGCGCGTGCGGAGACGACGATTCATGCACATGCGCTCACAAAGGTTGGTGCTGATCAAATTATCAATGTGGAAGAGGAGAGTGGTAAACGTTTGGCGCATCAGTTGGCGAGTCCGCATATTTTAGATGTGATTCGTCTTAGTAATGCGGTGATGTTAGCTGAAGTTGTTGCCAATAAAGCATTGGTTGGAAAAGAGTTGCGCGAGTTAGACCTGCGCAAGCAGTATGGTATTAATATCGTGGCGATTCGGCGTATTCATCTCTTGGTGAGCGAAGAGGGATTACCCACACAAGGCGAGGAGATTCTATTGCCTGGCCCTGAAGATAAAATTGAAGCAAGCGACATTTTGATTGTGGTGGGCTCTACCAGCGCGATGGATAGGTTCAAGAATGAGTAA
- a CDS encoding MATE family efflux transporter, protein MDAIVDKYHTDQERTSYSRLLKVAIPMVIQGLMFSVMLLVDRIFVGNYDVMYLAAASTAGGLATAFGFFTGETVGFANNIVAQYYGAKRKNMLAAPVWAGLFLASIFAVLLVITLPLTQKIFEFSFFGHEEALIKAEQVYFRYIILMYAVMLFQRALLSYFIGIGQTYKMMIVMVAGNLSNILFDWLLIFGVGPFPEMGIAGAGLASLISAVVSLLIAIWFFVDAKRVQEDMLRPRFQPEIIKRLFLLGLPAGLQVGLEMLGFTVMQMFLGKISTAALAASAVSFGLQNIVYSPTTSVANAGAILIGQERGALRMHNFRLILRKVMIIGSVYSLLMLFIMWRFPEQLITIFDSGDSADPELLAETKHIARYFLLITGLWLVPDVFFNTYMQTLKALGDSRFISITMIIMVFALITLPAVFLSGIDAAWPKYVIYGMTIIYVIILWIIFGLRYRSGKWKDNHVID, encoded by the coding sequence ATGGACGCGATAGTCGATAAGTACCACACGGATCAGGAGCGGACGAGTTATAGCCGATTACTTAAGGTAGCCATACCGATGGTGATTCAGGGATTAATGTTCTCGGTGATGCTCTTGGTGGATCGTATCTTTGTGGGTAACTATGATGTAATGTATCTTGCCGCTGCGAGTACGGCGGGTGGGCTTGCAACGGCATTTGGCTTTTTTACCGGTGAAACGGTAGGGTTTGCTAACAATATTGTTGCGCAGTATTATGGGGCTAAGCGAAAAAATATGTTGGCTGCACCGGTGTGGGCGGGGCTCTTTTTGGCAAGTATTTTTGCGGTGTTATTGGTGATCACGTTACCGCTGACCCAGAAGATTTTTGAGTTCTCTTTTTTTGGACATGAAGAGGCGTTAATCAAAGCAGAGCAGGTATACTTTCGTTATATTATCTTGATGTATGCGGTGATGCTCTTTCAGCGGGCGCTGTTGAGCTACTTTATTGGCATTGGTCAAACCTATAAGATGATGATTGTGATGGTGGCGGGTAACTTGAGCAATATTCTCTTTGATTGGTTGTTAATTTTTGGGGTTGGGCCTTTTCCCGAAATGGGCATTGCTGGAGCAGGGCTTGCCTCCTTGATCTCTGCGGTGGTGAGCTTATTGATTGCAATTTGGTTTTTTGTGGATGCTAAACGCGTACAAGAAGATATGTTGCGCCCGCGTTTTCAACCAGAAATTATCAAGCGTCTCTTTCTGTTGGGCTTGCCTGCAGGCTTACAGGTTGGCTTAGAGATGCTAGGCTTTACGGTTATGCAGATGTTTTTAGGGAAGATTAGTACGGCAGCGTTGGCCGCTTCTGCGGTTAGCTTTGGTCTACAGAATATTGTTTATTCACCCACAACCTCGGTAGCGAACGCTGGCGCAATCTTAATTGGGCAAGAGCGTGGCGCGTTGCGTATGCATAATTTTAGATTAATTTTACGTAAAGTGATGATTATTGGATCGGTTTATAGCTTGTTGATGCTCTTTATTATGTGGCGTTTTCCAGAGCAGCTGATTACAATTTTTGATAGTGGCGATAGTGCCGATCCCGAATTATTGGCCGAGACAAAGCATATTGCGCGCTATTTCTTGTTGATTACGGGGCTTTGGCTAGTGCCTGATGTCTTCTTTAACACTTATATGCAAACGCTTAAAGCCTTAGGAGATAGCCGTTTTATCTCGATTACGATGATTATTATGGTCTTTGCATTGATTACCTTGCCTGCTGTTTTCCTTAGTGGAATCGACGCTGCGTGGCCTAAGTATGTTATCTACGGCATGACGATTATCTATGTCATTATCCTTTGGATTATTTTTGGCTTGCGCTACCGTAGTGGTAAGTGGAAGGATAATCACGTGATTGATTAA
- a CDS encoding MATE family efflux transporter, whose amino-acid sequence MGSNATLNPMIDQENTSYRRILRIALPMVVQGLIFAAMLLTDRIFVSHYDLVSFAAVGTAGDLALAIGFFFNGTIAFANDMVAQYYGAERKNMLASPVWAGLFLALVFGAFMIITLPISREFFALPFFDHSELLVQEEKTYFSYMIVMQSVGLIQFALVAFFIGRGKTLFSMIVAVVGNLVNIVMDYFLIFGNGIFPEMGIAGAGLASVLGVITSVTFAIIFFLFASREFKGILRPRFEPDIIKRMLKFGVPAGLKLGLEATGYAFLLIALGKFGDATVAAAGIGYGLQNFVYMPVVSMATAGAVVVAQERGANRLHNLNVIVRRVLILTVSYASIMLLIFVLIPDFLIALYGSGEEHLDLELLDETKRIARYFLMITGLWLIPDAFFNVYMQALKALGDGRYLSSRIAVTVLFTMILPPLILMNFTGEWVQYAIYLTAVAYVVILWVLFNARYRSGKWKGHKVID is encoded by the coding sequence ATGGGTAGTAACGCTACTTTAAACCCGATGATAGATCAGGAGAACACGAGTTATCGTCGAATTTTACGGATTGCATTGCCGATGGTGGTGCAAGGATTAATTTTTGCGGCCATGTTGCTTACGGACAGGATTTTTGTCTCGCATTACGACTTGGTCTCCTTTGCTGCTGTAGGTACGGCAGGCGACTTGGCATTAGCCATTGGTTTCTTTTTTAATGGTACCATTGCCTTTGCTAACGATATGGTGGCGCAGTACTATGGTGCAGAGCGTAAGAATATGCTCGCCTCGCCGGTGTGGGCAGGACTCTTTTTGGCTTTAGTTTTTGGCGCATTTATGATCATTACCTTGCCGATTAGCCGAGAATTTTTTGCGCTTCCTTTTTTTGATCATTCTGAACTGTTGGTGCAAGAAGAGAAGACCTACTTTAGTTATATGATTGTTATGCAATCGGTAGGGTTGATTCAGTTTGCCTTGGTAGCCTTCTTTATTGGGCGCGGTAAGACCCTTTTTTCGATGATTGTCGCAGTTGTGGGCAACCTGGTCAATATCGTTATGGACTACTTCTTGATTTTTGGTAACGGCATCTTTCCGGAGATGGGTATTGCCGGTGCGGGATTAGCCTCGGTGCTGGGAGTTATCACGAGTGTTACCTTTGCGATTATCTTTTTCTTGTTCGCTTCACGCGAGTTTAAGGGGATTTTACGTCCGCGTTTCGAGCCTGACATCATTAAGCGCATGCTTAAGTTTGGTGTACCGGCTGGATTGAAGCTGGGATTAGAGGCGACAGGGTATGCCTTCTTGCTGATAGCTTTGGGTAAATTCGGCGATGCTACGGTGGCTGCCGCGGGTATTGGTTATGGGTTACAGAATTTTGTTTATATGCCGGTCGTCTCTATGGCAACGGCAGGTGCCGTGGTTGTGGCGCAAGAGCGTGGGGCAAATCGGCTACATAATCTCAATGTGATTGTACGTCGGGTATTAATTTTAACGGTGAGTTATGCCTCGATTATGCTTTTAATCTTTGTGCTTATTCCCGATTTCTTAATCGCGCTATACGGTTCTGGTGAGGAGCACTTAGACCTAGAATTGCTGGATGAGACGAAGCGAATTGCCCGTTATTTCTTAATGATTACCGGTTTATGGTTGATTCCAGATGCCTTTTTTAATGTCTACATGCAGGCGCTTAAGGCGTTGGGCGATGGGCGTTATCTCTCCTCACGCATTGCTGTTACGGTATTATTCACCATGATTCTTCCTCCTCTTATCTTGATGAATTTTACTGGGGAGTGGGTGCAGTATGCCATTTATCTTACGGCAGTTGCTTATGTCGTGATTTTATGGGTACTCTTTAACGCACGCTATCGCAGTGGTAAATGGAAAGGACATAAAGTTATCGACTAG
- a CDS encoding DUF4097 family beta strand repeat-containing protein yields MREWRWVGIVIGIMCLVSFGSAEEVEIYRSREPIQSLEIDLLKVHLRISWVDGHQLGMRLVGDGAREFRHKVRYHKGSGVLSVGEELALGERASDLWENREVIKESPATNLTMYLEIPKTFRHVPYRFKVLMGDITLEGRGVELLQSLFLETLQGDIVVDRVRGRKVFAKSAHGALRLEQVAFDFVDLQTIYGDISLLWMTGGRIFLRAGQLAGGATINGKRERLPKQLASVGSWGGASGQRLSEVEIRTGYGKIIIDV; encoded by the coding sequence ATGAGAGAGTGGCGATGGGTAGGAATCGTGATCGGGATAATGTGCTTGGTGAGTTTTGGCTCTGCCGAGGAGGTGGAGATCTATCGAAGTAGAGAGCCTATCCAGAGTTTAGAGATCGATCTCTTGAAGGTGCATTTAAGAATTTCTTGGGTGGATGGTCATCAACTAGGCATGCGTCTGGTGGGTGATGGCGCGCGAGAATTTCGCCACAAGGTACGTTATCATAAAGGATCTGGTGTGTTGTCAGTGGGTGAAGAGCTTGCTTTGGGAGAGCGTGCTAGCGATCTCTGGGAGAATCGTGAGGTGATTAAGGAGAGCCCAGCGACAAATCTTACGATGTATCTTGAGATTCCTAAAACCTTTCGCCATGTCCCTTATCGATTTAAAGTGCTGATGGGCGATATTACCCTTGAGGGGCGTGGGGTGGAGCTATTACAGAGCCTCTTTCTTGAAACATTACAAGGCGATATTGTGGTGGATAGGGTACGAGGGCGCAAGGTTTTTGCCAAGAGTGCGCATGGTGCGTTACGTCTGGAGCAGGTTGCCTTCGATTTTGTCGACCTACAAACCATTTATGGGGATATCTCTTTATTGTGGATGACAGGTGGGCGTATCTTTTTGCGTGCCGGACAATTAGCCGGTGGTGCAACGATCAACGGCAAACGTGAGCGTCTACCCAAACAGCTGGCAAGTGTGGGATCTTGGGGGGGTGCTTCAGGACAGAGGCTTTCGGAGGTGGAGATTCGCACCGGCTATGGCAAAATTATCATTGATGTGTAA
- the coaE gene encoding dephospho-CoA kinase (Dephospho-CoA kinase (CoaE) performs the final step in coenzyme A biosynthesis.) → MVLGVCGKACGGKDAVSRLLADDGWLVIDADKLGQEALQVKEREIVVAFMEDDIFDDAGGLDRKKLGRVVFSDKKKLDTLNQISHPYVVEKIHQVLAEHAGERIVINAALLPMVKVEGVDALIYVQAKLCQRMKRALVRDKRSLGFVIRRIWAQRLLRPQLFWKNVDIYYINNNESLADLARELNIILDKIAGK, encoded by the coding sequence GTGGTTTTAGGGGTTTGTGGTAAGGCGTGCGGTGGCAAAGATGCAGTGAGTCGCCTTCTTGCTGATGATGGCTGGTTGGTGATTGATGCGGATAAGCTAGGTCAAGAGGCGTTACAGGTAAAAGAGCGCGAGATTGTCGTGGCCTTTATGGAGGATGATATTTTTGATGATGCCGGTGGCCTTGACAGGAAGAAATTAGGACGGGTGGTCTTTAGTGATAAGAAGAAACTCGATACACTCAATCAGATTAGCCATCCCTATGTCGTGGAGAAGATCCATCAAGTGCTAGCAGAGCATGCTGGCGAACGCATCGTGATTAATGCTGCGTTATTGCCGATGGTTAAGGTAGAAGGCGTGGACGCACTTATCTATGTGCAGGCGAAATTGTGTCAACGTATGAAGCGCGCGCTGGTGCGGGATAAACGGAGTTTAGGCTTTGTTATCCGACGAATTTGGGCGCAACGCCTCTTGAGGCCTCAACTTTTCTGGAAAAATGTCGATATATATTACATTAACAACAATGAGTCGTTGGCGGATTTGGCGCGCGAGCTTAACATTATCTTAGATAAAATAGCAGGAAAATGA
- a CDS encoding SPOR domain-containing protein → MMVKKGTIVTLILSAVVVGASIWVGTLFFPRVDEGTLIAELPGKGKDEVPSTNLDNPDDAPIAIIIPDEDTPAVVPPITDTVTNAPIKDKDTNDGKSASTPSSPTPSPPSKSSTRGEYWVQAGSFSSLARAVAAAEALQELGLSGTIETVTQGDRVLYRLRFGAWQNIAEAQRFRDYLRDQETLRRAFQSRSLFDRSSDFVDAYVVRN, encoded by the coding sequence ATGATGGTAAAAAAGGGAACAATTGTTACATTAATTCTCTCTGCCGTGGTCGTGGGTGCGAGCATTTGGGTGGGCACGCTCTTCTTTCCACGCGTGGATGAAGGCACGCTTATTGCCGAACTTCCTGGTAAGGGTAAGGATGAGGTACCGAGTACCAATTTGGATAACCCCGACGATGCACCGATTGCGATTATTATTCCCGATGAAGATACGCCCGCGGTTGTTCCCCCCATCACCGATACGGTAACTAATGCACCGATAAAAGATAAAGACACCAATGACGGTAAGAGCGCTAGCACGCCGAGTAGCCCTACCCCTTCGCCCCCTAGCAAGAGCTCTACCCGTGGGGAGTATTGGGTGCAGGCGGGAAGCTTTAGCAGTTTAGCGCGTGCGGTGGCGGCGGCCGAGGCGCTGCAGGAGTTAGGATTGTCTGGTACGATTGAGACGGTAACCCAAGGCGATCGGGTGCTTTATCGCTTACGCTTTGGCGCTTGGCAAAATATCGCTGAAGCCCAACGCTTTCGTGATTACTTACGTGATCAGGAGACTCTACGCCGAGCCTTTCAGTCGCGATCTCTTTTTGATCGCAGCAGTGATTTTGTCGATGCGTATGTGGTGCGCAATTAA
- a CDS encoding flagellar hook-basal body protein yields MVRGLYIGASGMQANEHRLDVVANNLANVDLTGYKKDVSILKAFPELLIQRVNDNGRVTLPIGSYDSAPIVGKLGMGVEYNETYTLFEQGSFKQTENAFDLALGNNEDTLAMGFFVIETPYGERYTRNGSFMLGKEGYLETKDGYRVLGENGPIQVKLHNFKVDKDGTILHNSAIDGDPRAVITARENDWAQSEVVDRLRIVHFFDTMDQPAERYLNKVGNSMWQATELSGEARDLQVGERRPQVLQGFLETSSVNAVQEMVTMITVNRAYEASQKSVQTADTAIEQAINKVLRA; encoded by the coding sequence ATGGTTAGAGGATTATATATTGGTGCCTCGGGCATGCAGGCAAATGAGCATCGTTTAGATGTGGTGGCAAACAACTTAGCCAATGTCGATTTGACGGGCTACAAAAAGGACGTATCAATCCTAAAGGCCTTTCCAGAGCTACTCATTCAACGGGTAAACGACAACGGACGGGTTACCTTGCCTATCGGTAGCTACGACAGCGCACCGATTGTGGGTAAGCTAGGCATGGGTGTGGAGTATAACGAGACGTACACGCTTTTTGAGCAAGGCAGCTTTAAACAGACAGAGAATGCCTTTGATTTAGCGCTGGGGAATAATGAAGATACCTTGGCGATGGGCTTTTTTGTCATTGAGACACCTTATGGCGAGCGCTATACCCGCAATGGATCGTTTATGTTGGGGAAGGAAGGCTATCTGGAGACGAAGGACGGCTATCGCGTGTTGGGCGAGAACGGCCCGATTCAGGTGAAGCTCCATAACTTTAAGGTAGACAAAGATGGCACGATTTTGCATAATAGCGCCATTGATGGCGACCCACGTGCGGTAATTACGGCGCGCGAGAATGATTGGGCGCAGAGTGAGGTTGTAGATCGTTTACGGATTGTGCACTTCTTCGATACGATGGATCAACCAGCCGAGCGCTACTTGAATAAAGTGGGTAATAGCATGTGGCAAGCTACCGAGCTTTCGGGTGAGGCGCGCGACTTGCAAGTAGGTGAGCGCCGTCCACAAGTGTTGCAGGGCTTTTTAGAGACCTCCTCGGTGAACGCGGTGCAAGAGATGGTAACGATGATTACCGTGAACCGTGCGTATGAGGCATCGCAAAAGAGCGTGCAAACTGCCGATACTGCAATTGAACAAGCAATCAATAAAGTATTGCGCGCATAA